A window of Rhodothermales bacterium contains these coding sequences:
- the menB gene encoding 1,4-dihydroxy-2-naphthoyl-CoA synthase — protein sequence MSAVNWQSAGSYTDIRFEKAEGMAKITINRPHVRNAFRPQTVSEMRQALQDARDDHRIGVIILTGEGPDAFCSGGDQKIRGDSGYVEEGTGVMRLNVLDFQREIRTCPKPVIAMVAGWAVGGGHVLHVMCDLTIAAENAKFMQTGPRVGSFDGGYGASYLARIVGQKKAREIWFLCRPYDAQQALQMGLVNTVVPLDKLEEETVTWCREILANSQMAIRCLKAGLNADCDGQAGLQELAGNATLLFYQTEEGQEGRNAFNEKRPPDFGKFPYRP from the coding sequence ATGTCCGCAGTGAATTGGCAATCCGCCGGCAGCTATACCGATATCCGTTTCGAGAAGGCCGAGGGGATGGCCAAGATCACCATCAACCGGCCCCACGTCCGGAACGCCTTCCGCCCCCAGACCGTCTCGGAAATGCGGCAGGCCCTGCAGGATGCCCGCGATGACCACCGCATTGGCGTCATCATCCTGACCGGTGAAGGCCCCGACGCCTTCTGTTCGGGCGGCGACCAGAAAATCCGCGGCGATTCGGGCTATGTGGAAGAGGGGACCGGGGTCATGCGCCTGAATGTGCTCGACTTCCAGCGCGAAATCCGGACGTGCCCTAAACCCGTCATCGCCATGGTGGCCGGCTGGGCCGTAGGCGGTGGTCACGTGCTGCATGTCATGTGCGACCTCACGATCGCCGCTGAGAACGCCAAATTCATGCAAACGGGCCCGCGTGTGGGTTCGTTCGACGGGGGATACGGGGCGAGCTATCTGGCCCGCATCGTGGGGCAGAAGAAGGCCCGCGAAATCTGGTTCCTGTGTCGCCCGTACGATGCGCAACAGGCGCTCCAGATGGGCCTTGTGAACACGGTCGTGCCCCTCGACAAGCTGGAGGAGGAGACCGTCACGTGGTGCCGCGAAATCCTGGCCAACAGCCAGATGGCCATCCGGTGCCTGAAGGCCGGTCTGAACGCCGATTGTGACGGCCAGGCAGGCTTGCAGGAACTGGCCGGGAACGCCACGCTGCTGTTCTACCAGACCGAGGAAGGCCAGGAAGGACGCAACGCGTTCAACGAGAAACGTCCACCGGATTTCGGAAAATTCCCGTACCGGCCGTGA
- a CDS encoding isochorismate synthase produces the protein MTRILPPNTARQPAIQSPPTDTHRTAERLRSGVERQLAAWEPGERRLVRVEVPVQARCPFAWMGRQSGERMYWRGRHADSRVATAGAAVIMEGTQSPDWRALGARLDDILQRPGAGLRFYGGSRFDSERHADKDWFGFPAYRFVLPRFELHQRSSGTVLCCNLVLPEDADRLSDILDEINRMTVPDASWPSEVPMPTERKDNPPFDGWRTQIRWALDAFSRDVLQKVVLARRVDFTFPEKPDALALLNVLQQATPNCFHFLFESETGARFVGATPERLFFRRGREVFSEAVAGTRPRGETSQDDEAYLASLFASEKDQREHAYVRESIRQTLRRFCDAVTVDEVASEMKLAGGRHLYSRLSGTLHQTVSDFDLLGALHPTPAVGGAPTADALDVIDLLEDFDRGWYAGPIGWVGRDSAEFAVALRCGVVQDSGLTLYSGAGIVAGSEPGAEWLEIEQKITDFTRILGLAVRNPT, from the coding sequence ATGACCCGTATATTGCCGCCGAACACAGCCCGTCAGCCCGCTATCCAGTCCCCACCTACAGACACACATCGAACGGCCGAGCGCCTGAGGAGCGGAGTGGAGCGTCAACTCGCGGCATGGGAGCCCGGCGAGCGCCGACTCGTGCGCGTTGAGGTTCCGGTCCAGGCCCGATGCCCGTTCGCATGGATGGGTCGCCAATCCGGCGAACGGATGTATTGGCGCGGCCGGCATGCGGACTCCCGCGTGGCCACAGCCGGGGCTGCCGTCATCATGGAAGGTACCCAGTCACCGGATTGGCGGGCCCTGGGGGCACGACTGGATGACATCCTGCAGCGCCCAGGAGCCGGATTGCGGTTCTACGGGGGCAGCCGGTTCGACTCCGAGCGGCATGCCGACAAGGATTGGTTCGGTTTTCCGGCGTATCGCTTCGTGCTGCCCCGGTTCGAACTGCATCAACGCAGTTCCGGAACGGTGCTTTGCTGCAACCTCGTGTTGCCGGAAGATGCCGACCGGTTGTCGGATATCCTGGATGAGATCAACCGGATGACCGTGCCGGACGCATCCTGGCCAAGCGAAGTCCCCATGCCCACGGAACGGAAGGACAATCCTCCGTTCGACGGCTGGCGCACACAAATCCGATGGGCGCTCGATGCCTTCTCACGGGATGTGCTCCAGAAGGTGGTCCTCGCCCGCCGGGTGGACTTCACCTTTCCCGAAAAGCCCGATGCGCTTGCCCTGCTGAACGTCCTGCAGCAGGCCACACCGAACTGTTTCCACTTCCTGTTCGAATCGGAGACGGGCGCCCGCTTCGTGGGCGCGACGCCCGAGCGGTTGTTCTTCCGGCGGGGCAGGGAAGTGTTCTCGGAGGCCGTGGCCGGAACGCGTCCGCGGGGAGAGACCTCCCAGGATGACGAGGCGTATCTGGCATCGCTGTTTGCCAGCGAGAAGGATCAACGCGAGCATGCCTATGTCCGGGAGAGCATCCGACAGACCTTGCGCCGGTTCTGTGATGCCGTAACGGTGGACGAGGTCGCATCGGAAATGAAACTGGCCGGCGGGCGTCATCTGTACTCCCGGCTTTCAGGGACCTTGCATCAAACGGTTTCGGATTTCGATCTGTTGGGCGCGTTGCATCCGACGCCCGCGGTGGGCGGTGCACCTACGGCAGATGCCCTGGACGTGATTGACCTGCTGGAGGATTTCGATCGCGGTTGGTATGCGGGTCCCATTGGATGGGTGGGGCGGGATTCGGCCGAATTCGCCGTGGCGTTGCGATGCGGCGTGGTGCAGGATTCAGGGCTGACCCTGTATTCAGGGGCTGGAATCGTGGCTGGATCGGAACCCGGGGCCGAGTGGCTTGAGATCGAACAGAAAATCACCGACTTCACCCGCATTCTGGGCCTTGCCGTACGAAACCCCACATAA
- a CDS encoding 1,4-dihydroxy-2-naphthoate polyprenyltransferase has product MNPAGVPTLAHWLEAARPKTLPAAAAPVVLGVAIAVHAELFHALAATLALLAALCIQIATNFHNDVADFEKGADGEDRLGPRRLVASGLIAPRAMRTATYVTFGFAVAAGMYLMIRGGWPIVAIGTASVLSGLAYTGGRYSLAWLGVADAFVFVFFGPIAVAGTVYVQGLTWLPEAVWAGLGPGALSVAILLVNNLRDREQDRAAGKRTLVVRMGRQRSQHLYAALLLLALAVPVGLWLAALAPTAVLPTLLAGIPMVSTWRAVRSVPDHALAQMNPLLGQTARNLFLYCGLFSLGWLM; this is encoded by the coding sequence GTGAACCCGGCCGGTGTCCCCACACTGGCCCACTGGTTGGAGGCGGCCCGGCCGAAAACCCTTCCGGCGGCCGCCGCTCCGGTGGTCCTCGGCGTCGCCATTGCCGTCCATGCGGAGCTGTTCCACGCCCTTGCGGCCACGCTGGCCCTGCTGGCCGCGCTCTGCATCCAGATTGCCACGAATTTCCACAACGACGTCGCCGACTTCGAGAAAGGCGCGGACGGTGAGGACCGCCTGGGGCCGCGTCGCCTGGTCGCCTCCGGATTGATTGCCCCCCGGGCCATGCGGACGGCCACGTACGTCACGTTCGGCTTCGCGGTGGCTGCGGGAATGTACCTGATGATCCGCGGCGGGTGGCCCATCGTGGCCATCGGGACCGCATCGGTCCTTTCCGGACTCGCTTACACCGGCGGACGATACTCCCTGGCCTGGCTCGGCGTGGCCGATGCGTTCGTGTTCGTGTTCTTCGGCCCGATTGCCGTGGCCGGCACCGTGTACGTCCAGGGCTTGACGTGGCTTCCCGAAGCCGTATGGGCCGGCCTGGGTCCCGGCGCGTTGTCGGTCGCCATCCTGCTGGTCAACAACCTGCGTGATCGGGAACAGGACCGGGCCGCCGGAAAACGGACGCTGGTGGTCCGCATGGGGCGGCAGCGCAGCCAGCACCTGTATGCCGCATTGCTGCTGCTCGCGCTGGCCGTACCGGTGGGGTTGTGGCTCGCGGCACTGGCGCCCACGGCCGTGCTGCCCACGCTGCTGGCGGGGATTCCAATGGTTTCCACATGGCGGGCCGTCCGCTCGGTCCCGGACCACGCGCTGGCCCAAATGAACCCGCTTTTGGGCCAGACGGCGCGCAACCTGTTCCTGTACTGCGGCCTGTTTTCGCTGGGGTGGTTGATGTGA
- the menD gene encoding 2-succinyl-5-enolpyruvyl-6-hydroxy-3-cyclohexene-1-carboxylic-acid synthase: MPDATARAAELWAFLIVEELVRHGVSHFFAAPGSRSTPLILAAARNPKAVLHMHVDERGTAFQALGYGRMAGRAAAWVTTSGTALANGYPAVVEAALEQVPMILLTADRPPELRDAGANQTIRQTGIFSPHVAWETDLPVPTADINPAFVLTTVSHAVWRSAEGPVHVNAMFREPLHIASAAGQPHPPIPTHLNAWWESGAPYTRQLSGSGSGPVTGVISDAERTLAELIAAARRPLVVLGRMPVRPFTEWSAAWASGNVPVLPDVASQFRHPGPGDADGARPFITHYDALLRDRERWPQLAPDLVIQVGRPPVSKRLKSFLKDAQAVTVVLDDSRGRLDPDHQTRYRIHIRPGDALDLLGQLLPYTKAPADWSQTWVRLDEVAADWMSRSLGHPDTLSEQAVVREAVRRFPPDTPLILASSNTIRHADTFSDGSVPRRWVVCNRGASGIDGTIATAAGAAVASHTRASVILGDLALLHDLNSLALADNLTILVVNNDGGGIFSLLPIAREEDVFEPWFGTPHGRTFRAAADLFDLAWYNPKTMPELIQALEHARTASKGVLIEVTTDRTETARAQSDALAGLQASLRAEIPLP; encoded by the coding sequence GTGCCGGACGCCACGGCCCGAGCGGCCGAATTGTGGGCGTTCCTGATCGTGGAAGAATTGGTTCGGCACGGCGTCAGCCACTTCTTCGCGGCCCCGGGATCCCGCTCCACACCGCTCATCCTGGCCGCTGCGCGGAACCCGAAAGCCGTACTGCACATGCATGTGGATGAACGGGGAACGGCCTTCCAGGCCCTCGGGTACGGGCGGATGGCAGGTCGGGCCGCTGCCTGGGTAACCACGTCCGGGACGGCACTGGCCAACGGCTACCCCGCCGTCGTGGAAGCCGCACTGGAGCAGGTGCCCATGATTTTGTTGACCGCCGATCGCCCGCCTGAACTCCGGGATGCCGGCGCCAACCAGACCATCCGCCAGACGGGAATATTCAGTCCCCACGTGGCGTGGGAGACCGATCTTCCGGTTCCCACGGCAGACATCAATCCTGCCTTCGTGCTGACGACGGTGTCGCACGCGGTATGGCGCTCGGCCGAGGGGCCCGTCCACGTGAACGCCATGTTCCGGGAGCCGCTCCACATTGCGTCTGCAGCAGGCCAGCCCCACCCGCCCATTCCGACCCACCTGAACGCGTGGTGGGAATCCGGAGCACCCTACACGCGACAATTGTCCGGCTCCGGCTCTGGCCCAGTTACCGGCGTGATCTCCGACGCCGAACGAACGCTTGCGGAGCTCATTGCCGCCGCCAGACGCCCCCTGGTCGTGCTTGGCCGCATGCCCGTCCGCCCGTTCACGGAATGGAGCGCGGCGTGGGCTTCCGGGAACGTACCTGTATTGCCGGATGTCGCCTCCCAGTTCCGACATCCCGGCCCGGGGGACGCCGACGGGGCGCGTCCGTTCATCACGCACTACGATGCCCTGCTCCGGGATCGGGAGCGGTGGCCTCAGTTGGCGCCGGATCTGGTCATCCAGGTCGGCCGGCCCCCGGTCTCCAAGCGCCTGAAATCCTTCCTCAAGGACGCCCAAGCCGTCACGGTCGTGCTGGACGACAGCCGAGGGCGACTCGATCCCGACCATCAAACCCGATACCGGATCCACATTCGCCCCGGCGACGCCCTGGACCTCCTGGGCCAACTGCTCCCGTACACGAAGGCCCCGGCGGACTGGTCCCAGACCTGGGTCCGCTTGGACGAGGTGGCCGCGGACTGGATGTCCCGGTCGCTCGGACATCCGGACACACTCTCGGAACAGGCTGTCGTGCGGGAGGCCGTGCGACGGTTTCCACCCGACACGCCACTCATCCTGGCGAGCAGCAATACCATCCGGCACGCCGACACGTTCTCGGACGGATCCGTACCGCGCCGGTGGGTGGTGTGCAATCGCGGCGCATCGGGCATAGACGGGACCATTGCGACCGCGGCCGGTGCAGCGGTCGCATCGCACACGCGTGCATCGGTCATCCTGGGAGACCTGGCCCTCCTGCACGACCTGAATTCGTTGGCCCTGGCCGACAACCTCACCATCCTGGTCGTCAACAACGACGGCGGGGGCATTTTCTCCTTGCTGCCGATTGCCCGGGAGGAAGATGTCTTCGAACCCTGGTTCGGGACGCCGCACGGACGGACCTTCCGCGCCGCAGCCGACCTTTTCGATCTTGCCTGGTACAACCCGAAAACGATGCCTGAACTCATCCAAGCGCTGGAACACGCGCGAACGGCATCGAAAGGTGTCCTGATTGAAGTCACGACCGACCGGACGGAAACGGCCCGGGCCCAGAGCGACGCGTTGGCAGGCCTCCAGGCGAGCCTCCGGGCGGAGATCCCTCTGCCATGA
- a CDS encoding CdaR family protein — MESPFSALTDRLRSLFEPQPSARLNDSGPQRRGLVITLCILAACLLWFVFSLQETYMQVLELPTEIQAVPDGTALTSLPPSTVRVQVEGEGVQLLSLYYNRPTIPIAVTGDLIDLQPAAQEAVKSVALQSVMPRTVMLTTEPVEWRRVPVEPRVELQLQPGYRVIPPVRVRPDSITVSGASSIVRGIRSWPTARRTIGGVSDTVNVQLALTDSLKGLLAFDASYIRYAADVLEFTEATRMVDVRVTDIPPGQDVSLDPSRVRLTYQIPVEQFDQALETTDLYLSVPYVSVRTDVTGLVFPTLHTPPGLLVVQPRWEPLGLRYYDVQVND; from the coding sequence GTGGAATCCCCATTTTCGGCATTGACCGACCGGTTGCGCTCGTTGTTCGAGCCGCAGCCGTCCGCGCGCCTGAACGACTCGGGTCCGCAGCGACGGGGACTGGTCATTACGCTCTGCATTCTGGCAGCGTGCCTGCTCTGGTTCGTCTTCTCGCTCCAGGAAACCTATATGCAGGTCCTGGAATTGCCCACGGAAATCCAGGCTGTGCCCGACGGGACGGCGTTGACCTCGCTGCCGCCGTCCACGGTCCGGGTCCAGGTAGAGGGGGAAGGGGTTCAGTTGCTGAGCCTGTATTACAATCGACCCACCATTCCGATTGCGGTGACGGGTGATCTCATAGATCTCCAACCGGCGGCTCAGGAAGCGGTCAAGAGTGTGGCGCTGCAGTCCGTCATGCCGAGAACGGTCATGCTGACCACCGAACCCGTCGAATGGCGGCGCGTGCCGGTCGAACCGCGTGTGGAATTGCAGTTGCAGCCCGGCTATCGGGTCATTCCTCCTGTGCGGGTCCGGCCGGACTCGATTACGGTTTCCGGGGCCTCTTCCATCGTCCGTGGCATCCGGTCCTGGCCGACCGCCCGCCGGACCATCGGGGGTGTTTCCGATACCGTGAACGTCCAACTGGCCCTGACGGACAGTCTGAAGGGGTTGTTGGCATTCGATGCGTCGTACATCCGGTATGCCGCGGATGTGTTGGAATTCACGGAGGCCACCAGGATGGTGGATGTACGGGTGACCGATATCCCCCCGGGTCAGGATGTGTCCCTCGATCCGTCCCGTGTACGGCTCACGTACCAGATTCCCGTTGAGCAATTCGATCAGGCCCTGGAAACGACCGATCTGTATCTGAGCGTCCCGTATGTATCCGTCCGTACGGATGTGACGGGATTGGTTTTCCCGACCTTGCACACCCCGCCCGGGCTGTTGGTCGTGCAGCCCCGCTGGGAACCGTTGGGACTTCGCTACTACGATGTCCAGGTGAATGACTGA
- the eutM gene encoding ethanolamine utilization microcompartment protein EutM: protein MSEDYGIALGMIETRGLVGAIEAADAMVKAARVNLVGKEKIGGGYVTVMVRGDVGAVKAATDAGAAAAERVGELISVHVIPRPHNDVEAILPHGLDS, encoded by the coding sequence ATGTCAGAAGATTACGGAATTGCCCTCGGAATGATTGAGACGCGGGGCCTCGTCGGTGCCATCGAGGCGGCCGATGCAATGGTCAAGGCAGCGCGGGTCAATCTGGTCGGAAAAGAGAAGATCGGCGGCGGATATGTGACCGTCATGGTTCGTGGGGACGTGGGTGCCGTAAAGGCCGCCACCGATGCCGGAGCGGCCGCTGCCGAGCGGGTGGGCGAGTTGATTTCGGTACACGTCATTCCGCGTCCGCACAACGATGTGGAAGCCATCCTTCCGCACGGTCTGGATTCCTGA
- the menC gene encoding o-succinylbenzoate synthase has translation MTYRVHAFRYELPFREPVRTGRHTVATRQGILLSADTPHGPVWSEAAPLDGYGVDTLDDALRALPAALDALQGSLPDLLDPAICRTLDLPPSLAWAADLLALKVQARDAGVPLVVHLGGEATATVRTATLSALVSDPTGSSASDPDAIPGLAKLKVGSGTIDEDLDRIRTFARSNPDARFRLDANGAWTLARAQRFLEGLSAIPGRIDFLEEPLADDADWDALADIADDLGIPLAADESLRDPDASVRHAPRARLRANVQVFKPSLHGSWARLTEDVRHARSTGKRVVFSSAFESGIGMADLVHVAAALSDEPAGFGTHAWLARDLVPGPACKRLRETVLSVAGISAFESPVSVCPVHTAARRHPQGTAVRTEEGTTVTWAELDARIEQACRHPAFRPDVRMDVRAERTPEFLVVLFAAMRRGCILHPADPRASGKVLDAGALAGSPVEGGILGTVTTIGPEGHVLMGTSGSTGAPHFVDHAWGAFRQSARAVNHRVAFGPGHTWAWTLQPHHVGGLAIPVRCAEAGATLCIPVPDAPVVCDHVTHLSLVEVQLARLVAAHRRAPEGMKSIMVGGGALATHLLEEAVRMGFPVRTTYGMTETASTVTCSDIWTTTEVEALRSGPDGQPSRVHAGTPLDGYDVRVDAGGGDGRIFVKTPFADWIRTSDKGETGPGGRLVVTGRLDRTLISGGENVSLAAIEAALEHLPDVHRARVVGVPDPTWGERPVAFVVSTAFDEAGLRNALTAELPAFMVPDRIFPEPPPPEGQAKWTLAGLTALAVTLGRTHP, from the coding sequence GTGACGTACCGCGTCCACGCGTTCCGGTACGAATTGCCGTTCCGCGAGCCGGTGCGGACGGGTCGGCATACCGTGGCCACCCGCCAGGGAATCCTGCTCTCTGCAGATACCCCCCACGGCCCGGTATGGAGCGAGGCCGCCCCGCTGGACGGATATGGGGTCGATACCCTGGATGATGCGCTCCGCGCGCTGCCTGCGGCCTTGGATGCGCTCCAGGGCAGCCTTCCCGACCTGCTGGACCCCGCCATCTGCCGGACGCTGGACCTGCCCCCGTCGCTGGCCTGGGCCGCGGACCTTCTGGCCCTGAAAGTCCAGGCGCGGGACGCCGGCGTGCCGCTCGTCGTCCACCTCGGCGGTGAGGCGACCGCCACGGTCCGGACCGCGACGCTGAGTGCCCTGGTGTCCGACCCCACGGGTTCTTCTGCTTCCGATCCGGACGCAATTCCCGGTTTGGCCAAACTGAAAGTGGGATCCGGCACCATCGACGAGGATCTGGACCGGATCCGGACCTTCGCCCGGTCGAATCCGGATGCACGCTTTCGGCTCGACGCGAATGGTGCATGGACGCTGGCCCGGGCCCAACGCTTCCTGGAGGGACTGTCCGCCATTCCTGGCCGGATCGACTTCCTGGAGGAGCCGCTGGCCGACGACGCCGACTGGGACGCCCTGGCCGACATTGCCGACGACCTCGGCATCCCGCTGGCCGCGGACGAGTCACTCCGGGATCCAGACGCGTCGGTACGCCACGCGCCCCGGGCCCGGTTGCGGGCGAACGTGCAAGTCTTCAAACCTTCCCTGCATGGATCCTGGGCCCGATTGACAGAAGATGTCCGGCACGCCAGGTCGACCGGAAAGCGGGTGGTATTCTCGTCCGCGTTCGAGAGCGGCATCGGGATGGCCGATCTCGTGCACGTGGCCGCCGCGCTGTCGGACGAACCGGCCGGATTCGGCACCCACGCATGGTTGGCCCGCGACCTGGTTCCGGGGCCGGCCTGTAAGCGGTTGCGGGAGACGGTCCTTTCCGTGGCCGGAATATCTGCCTTTGAATCCCCCGTATCCGTGTGCCCGGTCCATACGGCTGCCCGACGCCATCCGCAGGGGACCGCGGTCCGGACGGAGGAGGGCACGACCGTGACGTGGGCCGAGCTCGACGCCCGGATAGAGCAGGCCTGCCGGCATCCGGCGTTCCGCCCGGACGTCCGCATGGACGTCCGGGCGGAACGGACGCCCGAATTCCTGGTCGTGCTGTTCGCAGCCATGCGGCGCGGCTGTATTCTGCATCCGGCCGATCCAAGGGCATCGGGCAAGGTGTTGGATGCCGGTGCGCTGGCGGGGAGCCCCGTTGAGGGGGGCATCCTGGGCACGGTAACCACCATCGGCCCCGAGGGTCACGTGCTCATGGGGACGTCGGGATCCACCGGTGCCCCCCATTTCGTGGATCACGCCTGGGGTGCCTTTCGGCAGAGTGCCCGTGCCGTGAACCACCGGGTGGCATTCGGGCCAGGCCATACATGGGCCTGGACCCTGCAGCCCCATCATGTGGGCGGCCTCGCGATTCCCGTCCGATGCGCCGAGGCCGGGGCCACCCTGTGCATTCCGGTACCGGACGCCCCGGTGGTCTGCGATCATGTGACCCACCTGTCGCTGGTGGAGGTGCAGTTGGCCCGGTTGGTCGCGGCGCATCGGCGGGCGCCGGAAGGAATGAAATCGATCATGGTAGGCGGTGGCGCGCTCGCGACGCATCTCCTGGAAGAAGCCGTCCGCATGGGGTTTCCCGTCCGGACCACCTACGGCATGACGGAGACCGCATCGACCGTGACCTGTTCGGACATCTGGACGACGACCGAGGTTGAAGCCCTGCGCTCCGGACCCGACGGACAACCGTCCCGGGTGCATGCCGGGACGCCCCTGGACGGATACGACGTGCGCGTGGATGCGGGCGGTGGAGACGGGCGTATTTTCGTGAAAACGCCGTTCGCGGACTGGATCCGGACGTCAGACAAGGGCGAAACGGGGCCTGGTGGCCGCCTGGTGGTCACGGGACGATTGGACCGGACGCTGATATCGGGTGGGGAGAACGTGTCGCTGGCGGCCATTGAGGCGGCCCTGGAGCACCTGCCGGACGTGCACCGGGCGCGGGTGGTCGGCGTCCCGGACCCTACGTGGGGCGAGCGACCCGTGGCGTTCGTGGTGTCCACGGCATTCGATGAAGCGGGACTCCGGAATGCCCTCACCGCCGAGCTCCCCGCATTCATGGTGCCTGACCGGATCTTTCCGGAACCCCCTCCACCGGAAGGCCAGGCGAAATGGACGCTTGCCGGCTTGACCGCGTTGGCCGTAACACTCGGGCGCACGCATCCGTAG
- a CDS encoding alpha/beta fold hydrolase: MSHLAVHRTLPPDPGTPPATGPIVWLHGFMGSGRDLGTVAERLAERTGRTVLCPDLPGHAESRQVWPESLERAADAVLESVEGTPFDLVGYSLGGRVALALTARHPEAVGHLILESAHPGIPDIRRRAHRLAADRKASRVLASCHTTTAFRAFLESWYRSDVFAPDGDPPLDTEQRIAARLDQDPAMLARAMMAFSTGIQPDWSTLALERVTGYICGARDRKYVEIAHEVFRGEERERVMVVDDAGHTVHRDAPEAYLDTVCSLLQQAHSNTPCPQ; encoded by the coding sequence ATGAGTCACCTTGCCGTCCATCGAACGCTGCCGCCCGACCCCGGAACGCCCCCCGCCACCGGCCCCATTGTATGGCTGCACGGCTTCATGGGTTCGGGTCGGGATCTCGGGACCGTTGCGGAACGCCTGGCCGAGCGCACCGGTCGAACCGTCCTGTGTCCGGACCTGCCCGGTCATGCCGAATCGCGACAGGTCTGGCCCGAGTCGCTGGAACGCGCGGCCGACGCCGTGCTTGAATCCGTGGAAGGTACCCCGTTCGATCTGGTGGGGTACTCCCTGGGTGGACGCGTGGCACTCGCGTTGACCGCCCGGCATCCGGAAGCCGTAGGACACCTCATCCTGGAGTCCGCCCACCCGGGCATTCCGGACATCCGCCGCCGCGCCCATCGCCTGGCGGCCGACCGGAAGGCCTCCCGCGTATTGGCGTCGTGCCATACCACGACCGCGTTCCGGGCCTTCCTGGAATCGTGGTACCGGAGCGACGTCTTCGCACCCGATGGCGATCCGCCCCTCGACACCGAACAGCGCATTGCCGCCCGGCTGGATCAGGACCCGGCCATGCTGGCCCGGGCCATGATGGCGTTTTCCACGGGCATACAGCCGGATTGGTCGACCCTGGCCCTGGAGCGGGTCACCGGATACATCTGCGGTGCCCGGGATCGAAAATATGTGGAAATCGCCCACGAAGTGTTCCGCGGCGAGGAGCGGGAGCGGGTCATGGTCGTTGACGACGCGGGCCACACGGTCCACCGCGATGCGCCCGAAGCGTATCTTGACACTGTCTGTTCCTTGCTTCAACAAGCCCATTCGAATACTCCATGTCCGCAGTGA
- a CDS encoding BMC domain-containing protein produces the protein MWKPSFRTVWIPDVSVGAALGFVETRGLVAAYEAADAMLKAASVELVGMERTEAAMITVLVEGDTAAVQSAVDAGRAAAARVGEVISSHVIARPARETMEMQTGTRTPDLEDMTVRELRALARTVENLPIQGREIARANKAELLKALGSRAG, from the coding sequence ATGTGGAAGCCATCCTTCCGCACGGTCTGGATTCCTGACGTGTCGGTCGGCGCTGCGCTCGGATTCGTGGAGACCCGTGGGCTCGTAGCAGCCTACGAGGCCGCCGATGCCATGCTCAAGGCGGCAAGCGTCGAGCTGGTCGGTATGGAGCGGACGGAAGCGGCGATGATTACGGTGCTGGTCGAAGGAGATACCGCAGCAGTCCAGTCTGCCGTCGATGCCGGTCGGGCCGCAGCCGCGCGGGTGGGTGAAGTCATTTCCAGCCATGTGATTGCGCGTCCGGCGCGTGAGACCATGGAGATGCAGACGGGAACGCGTACGCCGGACCTTGAAGACATGACCGTCCGGGAATTGCGTGCGCTGGCCCGGACCGTGGAAAACCTGCCCATACAGGGACGGGAGATCGCGCGCGCCAACAAGGCGGAACTGCTGAAGGCACTTGGATCCCGGGCAGGTTAG